One window of Posidoniimonas polymericola genomic DNA carries:
- a CDS encoding histone deacetylase family protein, with translation MTLLYRHPQFLQHDTGLQHDTGLQRDTGSHPENPGRLRAIDQRLDATDLPARCQSPDWGPASLADLLRVHTPGHLDTLDALAHRGGGQVDADTIVSPASMDVARLAAGAATDAVRRVVAGEDRRALCLIRPPGHHASGDRAMGFCLINNVAVAARAAIQELDLDRVLIVDWDVHHGNGTQEVFYGESNVGFFSIHRYPFWPGSGATDETGAGDGLGANLNLPIEMGTSRDRYLSYFARELEAFADKIQPQLVLLSAGFDAHREDPVGSLGLESEDFVSLTQTVKDVAATHCEGRLVSLLEGGYNAPVLAECVALHLEELLDG, from the coding sequence GTGACCCTGCTCTACCGACACCCCCAATTCCTCCAGCACGACACGGGCCTCCAGCACGACACGGGCCTCCAGCGCGACACGGGCAGCCACCCCGAGAACCCCGGCCGGCTGCGGGCGATCGACCAGCGGCTCGACGCAACGGACCTGCCCGCCCGATGCCAGTCGCCGGACTGGGGTCCCGCCAGCCTGGCGGACCTGCTGCGGGTGCACACGCCGGGGCACCTCGACACGCTCGACGCGCTGGCCCACCGCGGCGGCGGTCAGGTCGACGCCGACACGATCGTGAGCCCGGCCAGCATGGACGTCGCGCGGCTGGCCGCCGGCGCCGCGACCGACGCCGTCCGGCGGGTGGTCGCCGGCGAGGACCGGCGGGCCCTCTGCCTGATCCGTCCGCCCGGCCACCACGCCTCGGGCGACCGCGCCATGGGCTTCTGCCTGATCAACAACGTGGCGGTCGCCGCCCGGGCGGCGATCCAAGAGCTCGACCTCGACCGCGTGCTGATCGTCGACTGGGACGTGCACCACGGCAACGGCACGCAGGAGGTGTTCTACGGCGAGTCGAACGTCGGCTTCTTCAGCATCCACCGCTACCCGTTCTGGCCCGGCAGCGGCGCGACCGACGAGACCGGCGCCGGCGACGGCCTCGGCGCCAACCTCAACCTGCCAATCGAGATGGGCACGTCGCGCGACCGCTACCTGTCGTACTTCGCGCGGGAGCTCGAAGCGTTCGCCGACAAGATCCAGCCGCAGTTGGTGCTGCTCAGCGCCGGCTTCGATGCGCATCGAGAGGACCCGGTCGGCTCGCTCGGCCTCGAGAGCGAAGACTTCGTCAGCCTGACGCAAACGGTCAAGGACGTGGCCGCCACGCATTGCGAAGGCCGGCTGGTGAGCCTGCTCGAAGGGGGCTACAACGCCCCCGTCCTAGCCGAGTGCGTCGCGCTGCACCTTGAAGAGCTATTGGACGGGTAA
- a CDS encoding alpha/beta hydrolase, producing MPRLLALLLFVAALPHSAQAQPPAREPNADGPLEMTELPAGHLPPVDAIGNYTIGPEYQVDPSTEPQPGVPRGEVTKLTMRSEDSKLYPGIAREQGTFGTPDPDNPAKLIVTTSGPAPYTRRVEVYVPQQLDRSQPAPLIVGADGPDPLLFATLDNLIAEGRVPPMVAVSIANGSGDAQGSQRGLEYDTLSPKYAEFVETEVLPLVERECGVTITKDPDARATMGCSSGAACALTMAWYRPDLYHRVLSYSGTYVNQQWPWNPDTPGGAWDYHERIIPNSPRKPLRIWLHVSDRDLLNPNVMRDGMHDWVIANQRMARVLAAKEYDYQFVFSRGSKHCDGAVKRQTLAGALEWLWGDF from the coding sequence ATGCCCCGACTGCTCGCCCTGCTGCTCTTCGTTGCCGCTCTCCCCCACTCGGCTCAGGCCCAGCCGCCCGCGCGTGAGCCGAACGCCGACGGGCCGCTTGAGATGACCGAGCTCCCCGCGGGCCACCTCCCGCCGGTCGACGCAATCGGCAACTACACGATCGGCCCCGAGTACCAGGTCGACCCGTCGACCGAGCCGCAGCCGGGCGTCCCCCGCGGCGAGGTCACCAAGCTGACGATGCGGTCGGAGGACAGCAAGCTCTACCCCGGCATCGCCCGCGAGCAGGGGACGTTCGGCACGCCCGACCCCGACAACCCGGCCAAGCTGATCGTCACGACCAGCGGCCCGGCGCCCTACACGCGGCGGGTCGAGGTCTACGTGCCGCAGCAGCTCGACCGCAGCCAGCCCGCGCCGCTGATCGTCGGCGCCGACGGGCCCGACCCACTGCTGTTCGCCACGCTCGACAACCTGATCGCCGAGGGGCGCGTGCCGCCGATGGTCGCGGTGTCGATCGCCAACGGCTCGGGCGACGCCCAGGGGAGCCAGCGCGGCCTCGAGTACGACACCCTCTCGCCCAAGTACGCCGAGTTCGTCGAGACCGAGGTGCTGCCGCTGGTCGAGCGCGAGTGCGGCGTCACGATCACCAAGGACCCGGACGCCCGCGCGACCATGGGCTGCAGCTCCGGCGCGGCGTGCGCGCTGACGATGGCGTGGTACCGCCCCGACCTGTACCACCGCGTGCTGAGCTACTCCGGCACGTACGTCAACCAGCAGTGGCCCTGGAACCCCGACACGCCGGGCGGCGCGTGGGACTACCACGAACGGATCATCCCCAACTCCCCGCGGAAGCCGCTGCGGATCTGGCTGCACGTCAGCGACCGCGACCTGCTGAACCCCAACGTGATGCGCGACGGCATGCACGACTGGGTCATCGCCAACCAACGCATGGCCCGCGTGCTGGCCGCCAAGGAGTACGACTACCAGTTCGTTTTTTCACGGGGCTCGAAGCACTGCGACGGGGCGGTTAAGCGGCAGACGCTGGCGGGGGCGTTGGAGTGGTTGTGGGGGGATTTTTGA
- a CDS encoding CARDB domain-containing protein, translated as MKRFRPLAKVLLATGVLGGGGYGAYTVMDPAADQAEPQVEAATLDAAAEAWAQDAPQAPRSEPMALANGTPLGLPPAPLPPQEDMPAPYAPVASDRYAVATPPLPLLNGSVDEEPIARGQNPSLDDLDDEPFASAPNALPEGNPLRPARGSDENGSAPARDAFADSGDDAIGPPPAAVAAFGAGPVDSQVTQVAAAEPLEELPLDEIPPAPLGLPMADQAPLPEPSFDALPVADEPMAPLPMADHQPPASFPPSPAPHNNFDSLPAEPNPLRQSAEPAAPVASEPEQRSVLAEPARVAAAQPFSVPMADAPPARMMVEEPRAMLPSADASGGGVAAVGSGRPGEHALEGQQQPSLAIQKFAPAEIQVGKPCKFLIKVRNVGQRPALNVVVHDQAPAGVQLTATNPPAQANGDELRWELGQMSPGEEKTLSMELTPVEEGPIGSVATVSFAAEASVQTNCTRPQLAIRMTAPSSVLVGQEQQIQIEIKNPGTGDATGVMILENVPENLRHSAGPTLEFEVGTLRAGETRRLQLNMVAETPGKVVNVLTAQADGNLQVDQQVEFEVVAPGLEVAVDGPSKRYLERPATYTVKIGNPGTAPAHNLRLVTQLPRGMKFVKANNMGEYDPASHAVVWSLAELPSGESGAVELTAVPVVAGEQKLQVRGEAQEGLRDETSHATQVEGIAALKFTVLDLEDPIEVGGETEYEIRVANQGTKAATNVQVRAAAPAGMRILSAAGDARHRIQAGSVQFEPIRQLPPQTEMTFKVRVQGAQPGDHRLVVEVGSDDLAQPVRKEESTRVFGDE; from the coding sequence ATGAAGCGTTTCCGTCCGCTCGCGAAAGTCCTGCTCGCCACTGGCGTGCTCGGTGGAGGCGGCTATGGCGCCTACACGGTGATGGACCCGGCAGCCGACCAAGCAGAGCCCCAGGTCGAGGCCGCCACCCTCGACGCCGCCGCCGAGGCCTGGGCCCAGGACGCCCCGCAGGCGCCGAGATCCGAACCGATGGCCTTGGCGAATGGCACGCCGCTCGGGCTGCCGCCGGCGCCGCTGCCGCCGCAAGAAGATATGCCAGCGCCGTACGCGCCGGTCGCCAGCGACCGCTACGCGGTGGCCACGCCGCCGCTGCCGCTGCTGAACGGCAGCGTGGACGAAGAACCCATCGCCCGCGGTCAGAACCCCTCGCTCGACGACCTGGACGACGAGCCGTTCGCTTCCGCGCCCAACGCGCTGCCCGAGGGCAACCCGCTCCGCCCGGCACGGGGGAGCGACGAGAACGGCTCGGCGCCGGCCCGCGACGCGTTCGCCGACAGCGGGGATGACGCGATCGGCCCGCCGCCGGCCGCCGTGGCCGCGTTCGGAGCCGGCCCTGTCGACTCGCAGGTGACGCAGGTCGCCGCCGCTGAGCCGCTCGAAGAACTGCCGCTGGACGAAATCCCGCCCGCCCCGCTTGGCCTGCCGATGGCCGACCAGGCTCCGCTGCCCGAGCCGTCGTTTGACGCGCTGCCAGTGGCCGACGAGCCGATGGCGCCGCTGCCGATGGCGGACCACCAGCCGCCGGCCTCGTTCCCCCCAAGCCCGGCGCCCCACAACAACTTTGACTCCCTGCCGGCCGAGCCGAACCCGCTGCGTCAGTCGGCGGAGCCCGCGGCCCCGGTCGCGTCCGAACCCGAGCAGCGCTCGGTCCTTGCCGAGCCGGCCCGCGTCGCGGCCGCCCAGCCGTTCTCGGTCCCGATGGCCGACGCGCCCCCGGCGAGGATGATGGTCGAAGAGCCGCGTGCGATGCTCCCCTCGGCCGATGCCTCCGGCGGCGGCGTGGCCGCTGTTGGCTCGGGCCGCCCCGGCGAGCACGCCCTCGAGGGCCAGCAGCAGCCGAGCCTCGCGATCCAGAAGTTCGCCCCCGCCGAGATCCAGGTCGGCAAGCCGTGCAAGTTCCTGATCAAGGTCCGCAACGTCGGCCAGCGTCCCGCACTCAATGTGGTGGTGCACGACCAGGCGCCCGCCGGCGTGCAGCTCACCGCGACCAACCCGCCCGCCCAGGCCAACGGCGACGAGCTCCGCTGGGAGCTCGGCCAGATGTCGCCCGGCGAGGAGAAGACCCTCTCAATGGAACTAACTCCCGTCGAGGAGGGCCCGATCGGCAGCGTCGCGACCGTCAGCTTCGCCGCCGAGGCGTCGGTCCAGACCAACTGCACGCGCCCCCAGTTGGCGATCCGCATGACCGCCCCCAGCAGCGTGCTGGTCGGGCAGGAGCAGCAGATCCAGATCGAGATCAAGAACCCCGGCACCGGCGACGCCACCGGCGTGATGATCTTGGAGAACGTCCCCGAGAACCTCCGCCACTCGGCCGGGCCCACGCTCGAGTTCGAGGTCGGCACGCTCCGCGCCGGCGAGACCCGCCGCCTGCAGCTCAACATGGTCGCCGAGACGCCCGGCAAGGTCGTCAACGTGCTGACCGCCCAGGCGGACGGCAACCTGCAGGTTGACCAGCAGGTCGAGTTCGAGGTCGTGGCCCCCGGTTTGGAGGTCGCGGTCGACGGCCCGTCCAAGCGGTACCTCGAACGCCCGGCGACCTACACCGTCAAGATCGGCAACCCCGGCACGGCGCCGGCCCACAACCTGCGTCTGGTGACTCAGCTCCCCCGCGGCATGAAGTTCGTGAAGGCCAACAACATGGGCGAGTACGACCCCGCTTCGCACGCGGTGGTCTGGTCGCTGGCGGAGCTCCCCTCGGGCGAGAGCGGCGCCGTTGAGCTGACCGCGGTGCCCGTTGTCGCCGGCGAGCAGAAGCTGCAGGTCCGGGGCGAGGCCCAGGAGGGCCTGCGGGACGAGACCTCCCACGCCACCCAGGTCGAGGGCATCGCCGCGCTCAAGTTCACCGTGCTCGACCTCGAAGACCCGATCGAGGTCGGCGGCGAGACCGAGTACGAGATCCGCGTCGCCAACCAGGGCACCAAGGCCGCTACGAACGTCCAAGTTCGTGCCGCCGCGCCGGCCGGCATGCGGATCCTCTCCGCCGCCGGCGACGCCCGGCACCGCATCCAGGCGGGCTCGGTACAGTTCGAACCAATCCGCCAGCTCCCGCCGCAGACCGAGATGACCTTCAAGGTCCGCGTGCAGGGCGCCCAGCCCGGCGACCACCGCCTGGTGGTCGAGGTCGGCTCCGACGACCTGGCCCAGCCGGTCCGCAAGGAAGAGAGCACCCGCGTCTTCGGCGACGAGTAG
- a CDS encoding prenyltransferase/squalene oxidase repeat-containing protein produces the protein MRLRALSACVALLCLVTAAPAADLPNDAASKYESIVGQGTEYLIGAQAEDGSWSGYAGPAVTALAAEALMANGRTPSDPVVKKALAYVVGFAKPDGGVYGEGSNHRNYETCLAVMCLSRANKDGRYDALLKKADGFLKGLQWDDGEGHDASSLSYGGAGYGSHERPDLSNTGFFIEALKELGAGPDDPAMQRALQFVSRCQNLETEHNPTEFAAKVNDGGFYYTVAAGGSSQAGETPEGGLRSYGSMTYAGLKSMLFAGVDKDDPRVKAAYTWITKHYTLDENPGMGSSGQYYYYHIFAKALAAMGVEKLDASSGEHDWRVDLIEQLASTQRADGSWVNADERWMESDPNLVTAYSLMALSYAR, from the coding sequence ATGCGTCTTCGAGCCCTTTCCGCCTGCGTTGCCCTGCTGTGCCTCGTGACCGCGGCGCCGGCGGCCGACCTGCCCAACGACGCCGCCAGCAAGTACGAATCGATTGTCGGCCAGGGAACGGAGTACCTCATCGGCGCGCAGGCCGAGGACGGCTCTTGGAGCGGCTATGCAGGCCCGGCGGTTACCGCCCTGGCCGCCGAGGCGTTGATGGCCAACGGCCGCACGCCGAGTGACCCGGTCGTGAAGAAGGCCTTGGCGTATGTCGTCGGCTTCGCCAAGCCCGACGGCGGCGTCTACGGCGAAGGCTCCAACCACCGCAACTACGAGACCTGCCTGGCCGTGATGTGCCTGAGCCGGGCGAACAAAGATGGCCGCTACGACGCGCTGCTGAAGAAGGCCGACGGGTTCCTCAAGGGGCTGCAGTGGGACGACGGCGAGGGGCACGACGCGTCGAGCCTGAGCTACGGCGGCGCCGGCTACGGCAGCCACGAGCGTCCCGACCTGTCGAACACAGGCTTCTTTATCGAGGCCCTGAAGGAACTCGGCGCCGGCCCCGACGACCCGGCCATGCAGCGGGCGCTGCAGTTTGTCAGCCGCTGCCAGAACCTCGAGACCGAGCACAACCCGACTGAATTCGCCGCTAAAGTCAACGACGGCGGCTTCTACTACACGGTCGCCGCCGGCGGCTCGAGCCAGGCGGGCGAGACCCCCGAGGGCGGACTGCGGAGCTACGGCTCGATGACCTACGCCGGCCTCAAGAGCATGCTGTTCGCCGGCGTCGACAAGGACGACCCGCGGGTCAAGGCGGCCTACACGTGGATCACCAAGCACTACACGCTTGACGAAAACCCCGGCATGGGCTCGTCGGGCCAGTACTACTACTACCACATCTTTGCCAAGGCGCTCGCCGCCATGGGCGTCGAGAAGCTCGACGCTAGCTCGGGCGAGCACGACTGGCGGGTCGACCTGATCGAGCAGCTCGCCTCGACCCAGCGGGCCGACGGGTCCTGGGTGAACGCCGACGAGCGGTGGATGGAGAGCGACCCCAACCTGGTTACCGCGTACAGCCTGATGGCGCTCTCGTACGCACGCTAG
- a CDS encoding Minf_1886 family protein: MLDSTHPLAELLRRDKRYHFDSYVFVFDALKYGQDQMNLGRPQPSDPTDEFDEDEDEDDRHVTGQELCEAIRRYALEQYGLLARSVLEHWGITSTGDFGEIVFNLIDIGQMRKTESDRREDFVDVFDFETGFATQTVFKTLQSSNEKSQ, translated from the coding sequence ATGCTGGACTCAACCCACCCCCTCGCCGAACTGCTGCGCCGCGACAAGCGCTACCACTTCGACTCGTACGTCTTCGTGTTCGACGCGCTGAAGTACGGGCAGGACCAGATGAACCTGGGCCGCCCGCAGCCATCGGACCCGACCGATGAGTTCGACGAAGACGAGGACGAAGACGACCGCCACGTCACGGGGCAGGAGCTCTGCGAGGCAATCCGCCGCTACGCCCTGGAGCAGTACGGCCTGTTGGCACGCAGCGTGCTGGAGCACTGGGGCATCACCTCGACGGGTGACTTTGGTGAGATCGTCTTCAACCTGATCGATATTGGTCAGATGCGGAAGACGGAGTCGGACCGCCGCGAAGACTTTGTGGACGTGTTCGATTTCGAAACCGGCTTCGCCACGCAGACCGTGTTCAAGACGCTTCAATCAAGCAACGAAAAGTCGCAGTGA
- the ricT gene encoding regulatory iron-sulfur-containing complex subunit RicT: MPRYVLRYGAMRRLGVFSTRGGDRFARGHQVIARTSRGQESGEVLCEATDHVISQMKETRGGHILRLSTHDDEVELRKLQEQQARELATCRQRVSELGLEMELVDVEHLYGGERVIFYYLAEDRVDFRELVKVLAKDLQTRIEMRQIGVRDEAKLLADYGDCGKPVCCNTHLSEMPPVSMKMAKLQKATLDPTKISGRCGRLKCCLRYEYDVYREIQRELPRVGSEVVTLEGKGRVLSQEILAGQLLIETEDSRRIVIDQSQVLSVISRSAPTEKNQDDGKQQDSGPREERRPRKRSGDSGPPRPREPANAEPADAEPANAERVDAEPADAKPATTEQTDTEPADIEQTQKPEPEQPPAASDTPPKSNPTD, from the coding sequence ATGCCTCGATATGTCCTCCGCTACGGCGCCATGCGTCGGCTGGGCGTCTTTTCGACGCGCGGCGGTGATCGGTTTGCGCGGGGACACCAGGTAATCGCGCGGACGAGCCGGGGGCAAGAATCGGGTGAGGTCCTGTGCGAGGCGACCGACCACGTCATCTCGCAGATGAAAGAAACCCGCGGCGGGCACATTTTGCGGCTCTCCACACATGACGACGAGGTCGAGCTGCGGAAGCTGCAAGAGCAGCAGGCCAGGGAGCTTGCGACCTGCCGCCAGCGGGTTTCCGAGCTCGGGCTCGAAATGGAGCTGGTGGACGTTGAACACCTTTACGGCGGCGAGCGGGTAATATTCTATTATTTAGCAGAGGACCGCGTTGATTTCCGTGAGCTTGTGAAGGTGCTGGCGAAAGATCTGCAGACCCGCATCGAGATGCGACAGATCGGCGTCCGCGACGAGGCCAAGCTGCTCGCCGACTACGGCGACTGCGGCAAGCCCGTCTGCTGCAACACCCACCTCTCAGAGATGCCGCCGGTGTCGATGAAGATGGCCAAGCTGCAGAAGGCGACCCTCGACCCAACCAAGATCTCCGGAAGGTGTGGTCGGCTGAAGTGCTGCCTGCGATACGAGTACGACGTCTACCGAGAGATTCAGCGAGAGCTGCCCCGCGTCGGCTCCGAGGTCGTGACCCTCGAGGGCAAGGGCCGGGTGCTCTCGCAGGAGATCCTGGCCGGACAGCTGTTGATCGAGACCGAGGACTCGCGGCGGATCGTGATCGACCAGAGTCAGGTGCTGTCGGTGATCAGCCGCTCGGCGCCAACCGAAAAGAATCAAGACGACGGCAAGCAGCAAGACTCCGGCCCGCGCGAAGAACGCAGGCCGAGAAAGCGATCGGGCGATTCGGGCCCGCCGCGGCCCCGCGAGCCTGCCAATGCTGAACCGGCCGATGCTGAACCGGCCAACGCTGAGCGAGTCGACGCTGAGCCGGCCGACGCCAAACCGGCCACTACCGAGCAGACCGACACCGAGCCGGCCGACATCGAGCAGACCCAGAAGCCCGAACCAGAGCAGCCCCCCGCGGCCTCGGACACCCCTCCCAAGTCCAACCCGACCGACTGA
- a CDS encoding helix-turn-helix transcriptional regulator — MLIDQDLRFERVEPPLHTGATIALLDGVQVDGERRPLLSSAHLAGYVLLTRLPSNETIGHDGHGNLARLEAPRHASWRQVAEALLRLWATTPHTPATTPHRLGADWQGLRVAIGSLTPREHEVLRLIASGLSVPEMARRLHLADSTVENHRTRLMSKLGVNKSVDAARIAYRTGLVAP, encoded by the coding sequence GTGCTGATAGACCAAGACCTCCGCTTCGAACGCGTCGAGCCGCCGCTTCACACAGGGGCGACGATCGCGCTGCTCGACGGCGTCCAAGTTGACGGCGAGCGGCGGCCGCTGTTGTCGAGCGCCCACTTGGCGGGGTACGTGCTGCTCACTCGACTCCCCAGCAACGAAACGATCGGCCACGACGGCCACGGGAACCTGGCGCGGCTCGAAGCGCCACGGCACGCGTCGTGGCGACAGGTAGCCGAGGCGCTGCTGCGTCTGTGGGCCACCACGCCGCACACGCCCGCCACGACACCCCACCGGCTGGGGGCAGACTGGCAGGGCCTCCGCGTGGCGATCGGCTCGCTTACCCCACGCGAGCACGAGGTCCTCCGGCTGATCGCTAGCGGGCTGTCGGTTCCCGAGATGGCCCGCCGGCTGCACCTGGCTGATAGCACCGTCGAGAACCACCGCACCCGACTGATGAGCAAGCTCGGCGTCAACAAGTCGGTCGACGCGGCCCGAATCGCCTACCGGACCGGACTGGTTGCGCCGTAG
- a CDS encoding 4a-hydroxytetrahydrobiopterin dehydratase, translating into MPVQSCDTLAKKKCLPCEGGVDPISPEQAAEQLEEFPGWRITHEGKRIRKEWVVKNFTAGMKFFEACAQVAEADGHHPDLHLEGYRNVAVELWTHAIGGLSENDFILAAKIDQLPIDLK; encoded by the coding sequence ATGCCGGTTCAATCCTGCGACACGCTCGCCAAGAAGAAGTGCCTGCCGTGCGAGGGCGGCGTCGATCCGATCTCCCCTGAGCAGGCGGCTGAGCAGCTCGAGGAGTTCCCCGGCTGGCGGATTACGCACGAGGGCAAGCGGATCCGCAAAGAGTGGGTAGTCAAGAACTTCACGGCCGGCATGAAGTTCTTCGAGGCCTGCGCGCAGGTCGCTGAAGCAGACGGGCACCACCCCGACCTGCACCTCGAAGGCTACCGCAACGTGGCGGTAGAGCTCTGGACCCACGCGATTGGCGGGCTCTCAGAGAACGACTTCATCCTCGCCGCGAAGATCGACCAGCTTCCGATCGATCTAAAGTAG
- a CDS encoding BON domain-containing protein produces MSFEERVELTATEKLEHSSHLFRRSVSCRFREGVLRLDGRVPTFHLKQIAQSLLDNIDGVSRIENALVVVNPTGISSEPAYS; encoded by the coding sequence ATGTCATTCGAAGAACGAGTCGAACTCACCGCCACCGAGAAGCTGGAACACAGCTCGCACCTGTTCCGCCGGTCGGTTTCGTGCCGCTTCCGCGAAGGGGTGCTGCGGCTCGACGGGCGGGTTCCGACGTTCCACCTGAAGCAGATTGCGCAGTCGCTGCTCGACAACATCGACGGCGTCAGCCGGATCGAGAACGCCCTGGTCGTGGTCAACCCGACCGGCATCAGCAGCGAGCCGGCGTACAGCTAG
- a CDS encoding YhdH/YhfP family quinone oxidoreductase has product MNLQQPFPALVVRSAGDSAAASVENLTLADLPPGEVVIEVEYSSLNYKDALASQGHPGVVRQLPHVPGIDCAGRVVDSTSDDYQPGDAVLVTGYELGSPGWGGYSQYVRVPAEWVVAMPAGLTPRQAMIYGTAGFTAAQCVAALIHHGVEPSSGPVVVSGATGGVGTLSVAILAKLGYEVTAVSGKADRHDALRELGAAEVAGRELLSADADRPLLKSRWAGVVDTVGGVPLATLIRSTTHRGCVAACGLTAGEQLPLTVHPFILRGVNLAGIDSAKCPRGPRMEMWRHLSGDWQVDLPDQFICEVTLDQLPQQIESMLASKHFGRTLVVPKIG; this is encoded by the coding sequence ATGAACCTTCAACAACCCTTCCCCGCCCTCGTGGTCCGCTCGGCCGGCGACTCGGCCGCCGCGTCTGTCGAGAATCTTACGCTCGCCGACCTCCCCCCCGGCGAGGTGGTGATCGAAGTCGAGTACTCCTCGCTCAACTACAAGGACGCCCTCGCCTCGCAGGGCCACCCGGGTGTGGTCCGCCAGCTGCCGCACGTCCCCGGCATCGACTGCGCCGGCCGGGTGGTCGACAGCACCTCGGACGACTACCAACCCGGCGACGCCGTGCTCGTCACCGGCTACGAGCTGGGCAGCCCCGGCTGGGGCGGCTACAGCCAGTACGTCCGCGTGCCTGCCGAGTGGGTCGTCGCGATGCCCGCGGGCCTGACGCCCCGCCAGGCGATGATCTACGGCACGGCCGGCTTCACCGCCGCCCAGTGCGTCGCCGCCCTCATCCACCACGGCGTCGAGCCCTCCTCCGGCCCGGTGGTGGTCTCCGGCGCCACCGGCGGGGTCGGCACGCTGTCGGTCGCGATCCTCGCCAAGCTCGGCTACGAAGTGACCGCTGTCTCTGGCAAGGCCGACCGACACGACGCGCTGCGCGAGCTCGGCGCGGCCGAGGTCGCCGGCCGCGAGCTGCTGTCCGCCGACGCCGATCGGCCGCTGCTCAAGTCCCGCTGGGCCGGCGTGGTCGACACGGTCGGCGGCGTGCCGCTCGCCACGCTGATCCGCTCCACTACGCACCGCGGCTGCGTCGCCGCCTGCGGTCTGACCGCCGGCGAACAGCTGCCGCTCACCGTCCACCCGTTCATCCTCCGCGGCGTGAACCTGGCCGGCATCGACTCCGCCAAGTGCCCCCGCGGCCCCCGCATGGAGATGTGGCGCCACTTATCGGGCGACTGGCAGGTCGACCTGCCCGACCAGTTCATCTGCGAGGTCACCCTCGACCAGCTCCCGCAGCAGATCGAGTCGATGCTCGCCTCCAAGCACTTCGGCCGCACGCTGGTCGTCCCCAAGATCGGCTGA
- a CDS encoding methyltransferase family protein: MEPQPNTEPHARPKRLLPPVALLLSIAAMIALDAWLPIVELPAASPWDAWLRWLGWAAIVAALTVNSAIALSFKRRGTTVFPFRESSVLVTGGLFRRTRNPIYVSMVVVLLGVAAVLGSLGPLVVVPLFMLWITHNVIRVEEQMLTAAFGDDYHDYQRRVRRWI; the protein is encoded by the coding sequence ATGGAACCTCAGCCGAATACCGAACCGCATGCTCGCCCGAAGCGGCTGCTGCCGCCGGTGGCGCTGCTGCTCTCGATCGCCGCAATGATCGCCCTCGACGCTTGGCTGCCGATCGTGGAGCTGCCGGCCGCCTCGCCGTGGGATGCGTGGCTCCGCTGGCTTGGCTGGGCTGCCATCGTCGCCGCGCTGACAGTCAACAGCGCGATCGCGCTCTCGTTCAAACGCCGCGGCACCACGGTCTTCCCGTTCCGCGAGTCGTCGGTGCTGGTGACCGGCGGCCTGTTCCGCCGCACCCGCAACCCGATCTACGTCTCGATGGTGGTGGTGCTCTTGGGCGTCGCTGCGGTGCTCGGCAGCCTCGGCCCGCTGGTGGTGGTCCCGCTGTTCATGCTCTGGATCACCCACAACGTGATCCGCGTCGAAGAGCAGATGCTCACCGCCGCCTTCGGCGACGACTACCACGACTACCAACGCCGCGTGCGCAGGTGGATCTAG